From Spirochaetaceae bacterium, the proteins below share one genomic window:
- a CDS encoding Gfo/Idh/MocA family oxidoreductase, with protein MTQLGIGFFGAGVVANLHAQAVRRCAGARLVGVWNRTPARAEQKARAWGCARYGSADDLLADPAIDAVHVLTNLESHHELTLKALAAGKHVLVEKPVSVTVAEIEEMAARADAAGLVCMPGHNYIYEDGVRRAGELIAGGALGRLIAVYVLYNIHHAEQHVRTIPGVIRQILTHHAYILLYLAGRPVELSAMKATLHYRTITQEDIALVNLRMGSGALAHLQASFAADDHTADPWTVLIKAIGTDGATRYSYRDWVQNQPAEVHSQTYSAYPYSIYREVEHFVAHVRDGGPAPLSTMADAVHAQRIVEAAERSADSGRLESLE; from the coding sequence ATGACACAACTGGGAATCGGATTCTTCGGCGCCGGAGTGGTGGCCAACCTGCACGCGCAGGCGGTGCGGCGCTGCGCCGGGGCGCGGCTGGTGGGAGTGTGGAACCGCACCCCGGCGCGGGCCGAGCAGAAGGCGCGCGCCTGGGGCTGCGCGCGCTACGGCAGCGCCGACGATCTGCTCGCCGACCCCGCCATCGACGCCGTGCACGTGCTCACCAACCTGGAGAGTCACCACGAACTCACCCTGAAGGCGCTGGCGGCCGGCAAGCACGTGCTGGTGGAAAAGCCGGTCAGCGTCACGGTGGCCGAGATCGAGGAGATGGCTGCGCGCGCCGACGCCGCGGGCCTGGTGTGCATGCCGGGCCACAACTACATCTACGAGGACGGCGTGCGGCGCGCCGGCGAGCTGATCGCCGGTGGCGCGCTCGGGCGGCTGATCGCGGTGTACGTGCTGTACAACATTCACCACGCCGAGCAGCACGTGCGCACGATTCCGGGCGTGATCCGCCAGATCCTGACCCACCACGCCTACATTCTGCTCTACCTCGCCGGACGGCCGGTCGAGCTGAGCGCCATGAAGGCCACCCTCCACTACCGGACCATTACCCAGGAGGACATCGCCCTGGTGAACCTGCGCATGGGTTCGGGGGCGCTCGCCCACCTGCAGGCCAGCTTCGCCGCCGACGACCACACCGCCGACCCGTGGACGGTGCTGATCAAGGCGATCGGCACCGACGGCGCCACCCGCTACAGCTACCGCGACTGGGTGCAGAACCAGCCCGCCGAGGTCCACTCGCAAACCTACAGCGCCTACCCCTACTCGATCTACCGCGAGGTCGAGCATTTCGTCGCCCACGTGCGCGACGGCGGCCCGGCGCCGCTGTCCACCATGGCCGACGCGGTCCACGCCCAGCGGATCGTCGAGGCTGCCGAGCGCTCGGCTGACTCGGGGCGATTGGAGAGCCTTGAATAG
- a CDS encoding MFS transporter, whose translation MTAAIAAGDDGLTPRQMRAAQRNFTLFSFLNVVSFHLLTGNLIALYALRLGAGDLLVGVLYSFFPLGQLVPLLGRLIVRRLGTVRTMGIFWIARYALMSPILLAPLFANSAAPVSIWLIVAAAVGFNLARGVAITGHNAIVGAITTETERGSFLSRNQLVIHAAGIGAGLAIGLLLQEQSPLWLYSLLMGAGIVIGLSSTRLVFRFPEPPAPDRSGGFFASLGRTLRRTGVPRFLVLLALHSFAVSMVIPFLVVYAKRVHGLGDNTAMLLGAVGAGGAIAMALVSAFVIDRVGAKPLITLFTATLAVTTVMLAVAPTLDSMTAVWVYLGFVFFFANFGASGGTSANSVYYFNLTPSADRLNLGILYFLVIGIPASLGSLGGGLALDRLASIRVLETSDVYRIYFGAVAAAYVGIVLLASRLERLGAYRVHDLLGLFASPRDLRALALLHRLKGSRTPDNEQSLVRRLGDARSRLAAPDLLRRLDSPRFAVRSEALDSLADMPATDELTRALIAEVAGQPFTTAHKAADLIGRKRLADGVEVLRTSLASPDVYLVGKAMVSLARLGDQASRATIEELFRSTRNPRLLIHGAAALELFGDPASLDDVLAVLEWAPRRYVRDEVVLSAAGILEMANSFYPLYQGFLADARRGLALLTDYVAEQQERARLEPAALHLVTALVATFADLPAFRAASGDALELIPVAVRDVPLTATLTEALQRPVTGALDHYRFLLAATVAFYAWRRL comes from the coding sequence ATGACCGCCGCAATTGCCGCCGGCGACGATGGCCTGACGCCGCGGCAGATGCGCGCCGCGCAGCGCAACTTCACGCTGTTCTCGTTCCTGAACGTCGTCTCGTTCCACCTGCTGACCGGCAACCTGATCGCCCTCTACGCCCTGCGCCTCGGCGCCGGCGACCTGCTGGTGGGCGTGCTGTATTCGTTCTTCCCCCTCGGCCAACTGGTGCCGCTGCTCGGCCGCCTCATCGTGCGCCGGCTCGGCACGGTGCGCACCATGGGCATCTTCTGGATCGCCCGCTATGCGCTGATGTCGCCGATCCTGCTGGCGCCCCTGTTCGCAAATAGCGCCGCCCCGGTCAGCATCTGGCTGATCGTGGCGGCCGCGGTCGGCTTCAACCTGGCGCGCGGCGTCGCCATCACCGGACACAACGCCATCGTCGGCGCCATCACCACCGAAACCGAGCGCGGGTCGTTCCTGTCTCGCAATCAACTCGTGATCCATGCCGCGGGCATCGGTGCGGGGCTGGCGATCGGGTTGCTGCTGCAGGAGCAGTCCCCGCTGTGGTTGTATTCCCTGTTGATGGGAGCCGGCATCGTGATCGGCCTGTCCTCGACGCGGCTGGTGTTCCGCTTCCCGGAGCCGCCCGCTCCCGACCGCTCCGGCGGCTTCTTCGCGTCGCTCGGACGCACGCTGCGGCGCACCGGCGTGCCACGCTTCCTGGTCCTGCTGGCGCTGCACAGCTTCGCCGTCTCCATGGTGATTCCGTTCCTGGTGGTCTATGCCAAGCGCGTGCACGGCCTCGGCGACAATACCGCGATGCTGCTCGGCGCGGTGGGCGCCGGCGGCGCCATCGCCATGGCCTTGGTGAGCGCGTTCGTGATCGACCGGGTCGGCGCCAAGCCGCTGATTACGCTGTTCACCGCCACGCTGGCCGTGACCACGGTGATGCTGGCCGTGGCGCCGACGCTCGACAGCATGACCGCGGTCTGGGTCTACCTCGGGTTCGTGTTCTTCTTTGCCAACTTCGGGGCCAGCGGTGGCACCAGCGCCAACAGCGTCTACTATTTCAACCTCACGCCGAGCGCCGACCGGCTCAACCTGGGCATCCTCTACTTCCTGGTGATCGGCATCCCGGCGTCACTGGGATCGCTGGGCGGCGGCCTGGCGCTGGACCGTCTGGCCTCGATCCGCGTGCTGGAGACCTCCGACGTGTACCGCATCTACTTCGGTGCGGTCGCGGCCGCCTACGTCGGCATCGTGCTGCTGGCGTCGCGCCTGGAGCGGCTGGGCGCCTACCGGGTGCACGACCTGCTGGGCCTGTTCGCGTCGCCACGCGACCTGCGGGCGCTGGCGTTGCTGCATCGGCTGAAAGGCAGCCGCACCCCGGACAACGAACAGTCGCTGGTACGCCGGCTCGGCGACGCGCGGTCGCGGCTGGCGGCTCCCGACCTGCTGCGCCGCCTCGATTCGCCGCGGTTCGCGGTGCGCTCGGAGGCGCTGGACTCGCTCGCCGACATGCCGGCCACCGACGAACTGACGCGCGCCCTGATCGCGGAGGTGGCCGGGCAGCCATTCACGACCGCGCACAAGGCCGCCGACCTGATCGGGCGCAAGCGGCTCGCCGACGGGGTGGAGGTGCTGCGCACAAGCCTCGCCTCCCCCGACGTATACCTGGTCGGGAAGGCGATGGTGTCGCTGGCCCGGCTCGGCGACCAGGCCAGCCGCGCCACCATCGAGGAGTTGTTCCGGTCGACCCGGAACCCGCGCCTCCTGATCCACGGCGCGGCCGCGCTGGAGCTGTTCGGCGATCCCGCGTCCCTGGACGACGTGCTGGCGGTGCTGGAATGGGCGCCGAGGCGGTACGTGCGCGACGAGGTGGTCCTGTCCGCCGCCGGTATCCTGGAGATGGCGAACAGCTTCTACCCGCTGTACCAGGGATTCCTCGCCGACGCGCGGCGCGGTCTGGCTCTGCTCACCGACTACGTCGCCGAGCAGCAGGAGCGCGCCCGGCTGGAGCCGGCGGCGCTGCACCTGGTCACCGCGCTGGTGGCCACGTTCGCGGACCTGCCGGCGTTCCGCGCCGCCTCCGGCGACGCGCTGGAGCTGATCCCGGTCGCGGTGCGCGACGTGCCGCTCACCGCCACGCTCACCGAGGCGTTGCAGCGACCGGTCACCGGCGCTCTCGACCACTACCGCTTCCTGCTCGCCGCCACCGTCGCGTTCTACGCCTGGCGACGCCTGTAG
- a CDS encoding zinc-binding dehydrogenase, with amino-acid sequence MKVVQTTDDRQVNLADVPDPRAQGEWVVVKIHSAPMCTEYKAYKAGRGQLSMGHEAAGEVVDVDQSSLIKVGDRVAVMPQTSCGVCDLCLAGEYIHCENQPSPEKLGVYEHGTGTYAQYVIKQDRFLVPIPDSMSYDHGSMACCGLGPTFGAMQRMNVGSGETVMVTGIGPVGLGAIVNVLHRRARAIAVEMIPYRRKLAEKLGAVAIDPAADGAVEQVWELTGGRGVDAAVDCSGVGPAQRFALDCLRRRGRLAFVGQGGEVPLYTSRDMISRGLALYGAWHYNRADASKLLGVIADSGDLLDKQITHRMPMKDAQRAFDLQLTGETGKVILHPWEE; translated from the coding sequence TTGAAAGTAGTTCAGACGACCGATGACCGGCAGGTAAACCTGGCAGACGTTCCCGATCCGCGGGCGCAGGGCGAGTGGGTGGTGGTGAAGATCCACAGCGCACCCATGTGCACCGAGTACAAGGCGTACAAGGCGGGGCGCGGGCAACTGTCGATGGGCCACGAGGCGGCCGGCGAGGTGGTGGACGTGGACCAATCCAGCCTGATCAAGGTAGGCGACCGGGTAGCGGTGATGCCGCAGACGAGCTGCGGCGTGTGCGACCTGTGCCTGGCCGGCGAGTACATCCACTGCGAGAACCAGCCCAGCCCAGAGAAGCTCGGCGTTTACGAGCACGGCACCGGCACCTACGCACAGTACGTGATCAAGCAGGACCGGTTCCTGGTTCCTATTCCCGACTCGATGTCGTACGACCACGGCAGCATGGCGTGCTGCGGTCTCGGCCCCACGTTCGGCGCCATGCAGCGTATGAACGTGGGCAGCGGCGAGACGGTGATGGTAACCGGCATCGGTCCCGTGGGCCTTGGGGCAATCGTCAATGTCCTGCACCGGCGCGCGCGGGCGATCGCGGTGGAGATGATTCCCTACCGGCGCAAGCTGGCCGAGAAGCTCGGTGCGGTGGCGATCGATCCGGCCGCCGACGGCGCCGTCGAGCAGGTGTGGGAGCTGACCGGCGGGCGCGGCGTCGATGCCGCGGTGGATTGCTCCGGCGTCGGCCCGGCGCAGCGGTTCGCGCTCGACTGCCTGCGCCGCCGCGGGCGCCTGGCGTTCGTCGGCCAGGGCGGTGAGGTGCCGCTGTACACCAGCCGCGACATGATCAGCCGCGGCCTCGCCCTGTACGGGGCGTGGCACTACAACCGCGCCGACGCCTCCAAGCTGCTCGGCGTGATCGCCGACTCCGGTGATCTGCTCGACAAGCAGATCACCCACCGCATGCCGATGAAGGACGCCCAGCGAGCGTTCGACCTGCAGCTCACCGGCGAGACCGGCAAGGTAATCCTCCACCCCTGGGAGGAGTAG
- a CDS encoding thioredoxin domain-containing protein, with amino-acid sequence MDTRSDRHRHGPFETREASGVDVHRSPVRLPRLALLGMAVLLLAAACNRGGDKPGEGSAAVAADLPRVGDFEIVAYQTGSGLTAERMQFSAVLDAGKPVVLNFWAGLCPPCRAEMPEFQEVYDEYSDRILMLGIDLGPFTGLGNTDQGRALLSELGVSYPAGTTEDADVVARFQVLGMPTTLFVTPDGGVVAKWTGILTKEKLIEHVDELLAVSR; translated from the coding sequence ATGGATACGAGGTCAGACAGGCATCGGCACGGTCCCTTCGAAACACGAGAGGCGTCCGGCGTCGACGTACACCGATCCCCGGTCAGGTTGCCGCGGCTGGCGCTGCTCGGGATGGCCGTGCTGCTGCTGGCGGCTGCCTGCAACCGCGGTGGGGACAAACCGGGTGAGGGATCCGCCGCCGTGGCGGCCGACCTGCCGCGGGTGGGCGACTTCGAAATCGTGGCCTATCAGACCGGTTCGGGACTGACCGCGGAGCGCATGCAGTTCAGCGCGGTGCTCGACGCGGGCAAGCCGGTGGTGCTCAACTTCTGGGCCGGATTGTGCCCTCCGTGCCGGGCGGAGATGCCGGAGTTCCAGGAGGTGTACGACGAGTACAGCGACCGTATCCTGATGCTGGGCATCGACCTGGGGCCGTTCACCGGGCTCGGCAACACCGACCAGGGCCGGGCGCTGTTGAGCGAGCTGGGAGTGTCCTACCCGGCGGGTACCACCGAGGACGCCGACGTGGTGGCGCGGTTCCAGGTGCTCGGCATGCCGACTACCCTGTTCGTCACCCCCGACGGGGGGGTCGTCGCCAAGTGGACCGGCATCCTCACCAAGGAAAAGCTGATCGAGCACGTCGACGAACTGCTCGCGGTGAGCCGGTGA
- a CDS encoding ThuA domain-containing protein, with amino-acid sequence MAIRVTVWNEFVHEQNNDFVRGIYPHGIHEQIGGYLRRQPGLEVATATLEEPDHGLTEEVLDNTDVLIWWGHAAHRKVRDDIVDRVQERILAGMGLVVLHSGHFSKIFKRMMGTSCGLCWREAAERERLWVVNPNHPITRGCGRYIEIPNAEMYGEHFDIPEPDELLFVSWFEGGEVFRSGAVWHRGRGKIFYFRPGHETYPIFHHEGVLHVIANGVRWCAFDGNTETIGIGVARQIREPIEELSPKDYVEGEIEHPSESLAR; translated from the coding sequence ATGGCAATTCGGGTAACGGTATGGAACGAGTTCGTGCACGAGCAGAACAACGACTTCGTGCGCGGCATTTATCCGCACGGGATACATGAGCAGATCGGCGGCTACCTGCGCCGGCAGCCGGGCCTGGAGGTTGCCACCGCCACGCTGGAGGAGCCGGACCATGGCCTCACCGAGGAGGTGCTCGACAACACCGACGTGCTGATCTGGTGGGGGCACGCCGCACATCGCAAGGTGCGCGACGACATCGTGGATCGCGTGCAGGAGCGCATCCTGGCGGGAATGGGGCTGGTGGTGCTGCACTCGGGACACTTTTCGAAGATTTTCAAGCGCATGATGGGGACGAGCTGCGGGCTGTGCTGGCGCGAGGCGGCGGAGCGGGAGCGGCTGTGGGTGGTCAACCCCAATCATCCCATCACCCGCGGGTGCGGGCGCTACATCGAGATTCCGAACGCCGAGATGTATGGTGAGCACTTCGACATCCCCGAGCCGGACGAACTGCTGTTCGTGAGCTGGTTCGAGGGCGGCGAGGTGTTCCGTAGCGGGGCCGTCTGGCACCGCGGGCGCGGCAAGATCTTCTACTTCCGCCCCGGCCATGAAACCTATCCGATCTTTCACCACGAGGGCGTGCTGCACGTCATCGCCAATGGCGTGCGCTGGTGCGCGTTCGACGGCAACACCGAGACCATCGGCATCGGCGTGGCTCGCCAAATCCGCGAGCCGATCGAGGAGCTGAGCCCCAAGGACTACGTGGAGGGCGAGATCGAGCATCCCTCCGAGTCGCTGGCGCGCTAG
- a CDS encoding sigma-70 family RNA polymerase sigma factor — protein sequence MADLQAAGPARDAAIGDLRRILVAGLRRGLLRQIRASGREFDAQAEDFVQEALLKILDQLDSFRDESRFTTWAHKIAVRVALTELRRKRWQDVSLDALAASPDEMRPAEFADPAPGPAQTADKKAVTALLHRYIHNELTERQRRALLAVGIYGMPLEEVARRMGSTRNAMYKLLHDARRSLQRKLTADGFSREQLLRVFG from the coding sequence GTGGCCGATCTCCAGGCGGCGGGGCCGGCCCGCGATGCCGCCATTGGCGACCTGCGCCGGATCCTGGTGGCCGGCCTGCGCCGCGGGCTGTTGCGACAGATCCGGGCGAGCGGGCGCGAGTTCGACGCCCAGGCGGAGGACTTCGTGCAGGAGGCGCTGCTCAAGATCCTCGATCAACTGGACTCGTTCCGGGACGAGAGCCGGTTCACCACCTGGGCGCACAAGATCGCCGTGCGCGTGGCGCTCACCGAACTGCGCCGCAAGCGCTGGCAGGACGTTTCGCTCGATGCGCTGGCCGCGTCGCCCGACGAGATGCGGCCGGCGGAATTTGCCGATCCGGCGCCCGGTCCCGCGCAGACCGCCGACAAGAAGGCGGTAACCGCCCTCCTGCACCGTTACATCCACAACGAGTTGACCGAGCGGCAGCGGCGCGCGCTGCTGGCGGTGGGCATCTACGGGATGCCGCTCGAGGAAGTGGCGCGCCGCATGGGCAGCACCCGGAACGCCATGTACAAGCTACTGCACGACGCGCGCCGCAGTCTGCAGCGCAAGCTGACCGCCGACGGCTTCAGCCGCGAGCAGTTGCTGCGGGTGTTCGGCTGA
- the trpD gene encoding anthranilate phosphoribosyltransferase has product MSSQVAQYTAAVAAGKDLTADEARACADAVFAGAATELDQVVALLQALAEKGETAGEVTGFARAILERATPAPAGVRGRGVDLAGTGGSGLARFNVSTAAAFTVAAAGTPVVKHGNRGSRQPNGSFDFLDALGIEYDMEPGAMEQCFAATGLAFFFARAWHPAMAAVAPARQQVARRTIFNLAAPLCNPARPPYQFMGASSVAAAELLIEVLADLGRRRALVVCGAPGIDDLSIAGPTEVFTLDAGTVRRETVSPDQFGIAPVPYAALPAGSGEDNAALFTDLIAAAAEPSPLTDLICLNAGAALFCAEAADSIAAGCAAARAAFAGGGVARKVAQYREHW; this is encoded by the coding sequence ATGAGTTCTCAGGTAGCGCAGTACACGGCCGCCGTTGCCGCGGGCAAGGACTTGACGGCCGACGAGGCGCGGGCGTGCGCCGATGCGGTGTTCGCAGGCGCGGCGACCGAGCTGGACCAGGTAGTGGCGTTGCTGCAGGCGCTGGCCGAAAAGGGGGAGACGGCAGGCGAGGTGACCGGGTTCGCGCGCGCCATCCTGGAGCGCGCCACGCCGGCTCCCGCGGGGGTGCGTGGGCGCGGGGTCGACTTGGCAGGCACCGGCGGCAGCGGGTTGGCGCGCTTCAACGTGTCGACCGCGGCGGCGTTCACGGTGGCCGCTGCCGGTACGCCCGTGGTCAAGCACGGCAACCGCGGCTCCCGCCAACCCAACGGCAGCTTCGACTTTCTCGATGCGCTTGGCATCGAATACGACATGGAGCCGGGGGCGATGGAGCAGTGCTTCGCGGCCACCGGGCTGGCATTCTTCTTCGCACGTGCGTGGCACCCGGCGATGGCCGCGGTGGCGCCGGCTCGGCAGCAGGTGGCGCGGCGCACCATCTTCAACCTGGCGGCGCCGCTGTGCAATCCGGCGCGGCCGCCCTACCAGTTCATGGGCGCGAGCAGCGTGGCCGCGGCGGAGTTGCTGATCGAGGTTCTCGCGGACCTCGGCCGGCGCCGCGCCCTGGTGGTGTGCGGCGCCCCGGGCATCGACGACCTGTCGATCGCCGGCCCCACGGAGGTGTTCACCCTGGATGCCGGCACCGTGCGGCGGGAGACCGTGAGCCCCGACCAGTTCGGCATAGCCCCGGTCCCGTACGCCGCCCTTCCCGCCGGCAGCGGCGAGGACAACGCCGCGCTGTTCACCGACCTCATCGCCGCCGCCGCCGAGCCGTCCCCCCTGACCGACCTGATATGTCTCAATGCGGGGGCGGCATTGTTCTGTGCGGAGGCCGCTGACAGCATTGCAGCCGGTTGTGCGGCGGCCCGCGCGGCGTTCGCCGGTGGCGGCGTGGCGCGCAAGGTGGCGCAGTACCGGGAGCACTGGTAG
- a CDS encoding ABC transporter ATP-binding protein: MIVSAALQFKWQRRVRRKSPLRFAPGLNTLAGPNGSGKSTIIKALLDGADCRLQFEGSEDIRLFDTERMNPRVLSTPAATPAEMALRLRGSFSSHGQIIRQALAALPPGARGMTLLVDEPEAGQDFAAVQRIKATIDAACTQEGYQFIVASHHPVFWFDTHLIELEPGYTGHVLAALATLH; this comes from the coding sequence GTGATTGTGTCGGCGGCTTTGCAGTTCAAGTGGCAGCGCCGGGTGCGGCGCAAGAGCCCGCTGCGGTTTGCCCCCGGCCTCAACACGCTCGCCGGCCCCAACGGCTCCGGCAAGAGCACCATCATCAAGGCGCTGCTCGACGGGGCCGACTGCCGGCTGCAATTCGAGGGCAGCGAAGACATCCGCCTGTTCGACACCGAGCGGATGAACCCGCGCGTGTTGTCCACGCCGGCGGCCACCCCCGCCGAGATGGCGCTGCGCCTGCGCGGGAGCTTCTCCTCGCACGGCCAGATCATCCGCCAGGCGCTCGCCGCCCTGCCCCCCGGCGCGCGCGGAATGACCTTGCTGGTCGACGAACCGGAGGCGGGCCAGGACTTCGCCGCCGTGCAGCGCATCAAGGCCACCATCGACGCCGCCTGCACGCAGGAGGGCTACCAATTCATCGTCGCGTCCCACCACCCCGTGTTCTGGTTCGATACCCACCTGATCGAGCTTGAACCCGGTTACACGGGCCACGTCCTCGCCGCACTCGCCACTCTGCACTGA
- a CDS encoding RES domain-containing protein — protein sequence MRFQGVVYRAHDPRWSWTPVSGEGARRYGGRFNRSGVSALYTSLSPMTAVHEASPLGRPLQPILLCAYDVDAAPIFNSLDGKECVNAGVTDSDLHCPTWRTVMYGGKVPPSQAVADRLIAAGYAGMQVRGFAAGAGRNDINLVFWRWADRLPSRVAVIDDHGRLPSAQGFYRG from the coding sequence ATGAGATTCCAAGGAGTGGTGTATCGCGCGCACGACCCGCGCTGGTCCTGGACTCCGGTCTCCGGAGAAGGAGCGCGCCGGTACGGAGGACGCTTCAACCGGAGTGGCGTCTCTGCGCTCTACACATCCTTGTCGCCGATGACCGCGGTGCACGAAGCCAGTCCACTGGGGCGTCCCCTGCAACCGATTCTGCTGTGTGCGTATGACGTCGACGCGGCACCGATCTTCAACTCGCTGGACGGGAAGGAGTGCGTCAACGCCGGCGTAACCGATTCGGACCTGCATTGCCCGACTTGGAGAACGGTGATGTACGGCGGCAAGGTGCCGCCGTCGCAAGCGGTGGCCGACCGGCTCATCGCTGCCGGATACGCCGGGATGCAGGTCCGTGGTTTCGCTGCCGGTGCGGGGCGGAACGACATCAACCTCGTGTTCTGGCGTTGGGCCGACCGGCTCCCGAGCCGAGTCGCAGTGATCGACGACCATGGCCGGCTTCCGAGTGCACAAGGGTTCTATCGAGGATAA
- a CDS encoding phytanoyl-CoA dioxygenase family protein encodes MTPEVALQTREQMIRDGFCVVRDVLTDEFVAELRDETARLNATEAHHPDTRYQGTHLGIKYADNPIMRRLAEWPPARRALEELGFGDFAHRDALLVLTKPARGPALYWHQDWMQWNDPLSCTPWPQTIFVSYYLEGTSVENGCLKIIPGTHRRRIPLHDVLVTAHEQGARFIEEDHPVMFSDHPDQVNVEVGPRDLVLADARVLHAAYKNQTDEPRDLLLLWHRRPDTVPAYWQAEVPRVIADRDPDAEYEPTRIPGKFLTA; translated from the coding sequence ATGACCCCGGAAGTAGCACTGCAGACGCGGGAGCAGATGATCCGCGATGGATTCTGCGTGGTGCGGGACGTGCTAACCGACGAATTCGTCGCCGAGTTGCGCGACGAGACCGCCCGCCTCAACGCGACCGAGGCGCATCATCCCGATACCAGGTACCAGGGCACCCACCTCGGCATCAAGTACGCCGACAACCCGATCATGCGCCGGCTCGCCGAGTGGCCGCCCGCGCGCCGGGCGCTCGAGGAGCTGGGGTTCGGCGACTTCGCCCACCGGGACGCCCTGCTGGTGCTCACCAAGCCGGCGCGCGGGCCGGCGCTGTACTGGCACCAGGACTGGATGCAGTGGAACGACCCGCTGAGCTGCACGCCGTGGCCGCAGACCATCTTCGTGTCCTACTACCTGGAAGGCACCAGCGTCGAGAACGGGTGCCTGAAGATCATCCCCGGCACGCACCGCAGGCGCATACCACTGCACGACGTCCTGGTGACCGCGCACGAGCAGGGCGCCCGGTTCATCGAAGAGGACCATCCGGTCATGTTCAGCGACCACCCCGACCAGGTGAACGTCGAGGTGGGCCCGCGCGACCTGGTGCTCGCCGATGCCCGCGTCCTGCACGCCGCCTACAAGAACCAGACCGACGAACCGCGCGACCTGCTGCTGCTGTGGCACCGCCGCCCGGACACGGTGCCGGCCTACTGGCAGGCCGAAGTCCCGCGCGTCATCGCCGACCGCGACCCCGACGCCGAGTACGAACCCACCCGCATCCCCGGCAAATTCCTCACGGCGTGA
- a CDS encoding Gfo/Idh/MocA family oxidoreductase encodes MAAGVAMEITEITEIAIVGCGGISHAHARAALSLGGKVRFAACCDTDAERARDWAAKYGAERTYASLEALLDAESPQAVLLATWPNLHRSQVETCLAAGVRNILCEKALAVTGAEASEIHDLARAAGALVMEAFMYRHHPAIRAIEQRIAAGAVGEVDYVRAVFNLWDAELEAPDDDTRNWRQRKETAGGVPFDLACYAVNACGHFAQSLPVRASATGSVSERYGTINRLAGVVEYENGRIGVIESSRRSSFSQELLISGSHGALHLPVAWSLDAVTSVTTVRSPRFTEVEREDHAVEQANSYALQLDNFARAAAGRAQPLLPLVQSVVNAHVSEALNTSLLERRNVNIELPEEIAAAYRTCLPERGTDS; translated from the coding sequence ATGGCGGCGGGGGTTGCGATGGAGATTACCGAGATTACCGAGATTGCCATTGTCGGCTGCGGGGGCATCTCGCATGCCCATGCCCGCGCGGCGCTGAGCCTGGGCGGGAAGGTGCGGTTCGCGGCCTGCTGCGACACCGACGCCGAGCGAGCCCGCGACTGGGCCGCCAAGTATGGGGCGGAACGGACCTACGCGAGCCTGGAAGCGCTGCTCGACGCGGAGTCGCCGCAAGCAGTGCTGCTGGCGACCTGGCCCAACCTGCACCGTTCCCAGGTCGAGACCTGCCTCGCCGCCGGGGTACGCAACATCCTGTGCGAGAAGGCGCTGGCGGTGACCGGCGCGGAGGCGAGCGAGATCCACGACCTGGCGCGTGCCGCCGGGGCGCTGGTCATGGAAGCGTTCATGTATCGCCACCATCCCGCGATCCGCGCCATCGAGCAGCGCATCGCCGCCGGCGCCGTGGGCGAGGTGGACTACGTGCGCGCCGTGTTCAACCTCTGGGACGCGGAGCTGGAGGCGCCCGACGACGACACCAGGAACTGGCGCCAGCGCAAGGAGACGGCCGGCGGCGTGCCGTTCGACCTGGCATGCTACGCGGTGAACGCGTGCGGGCACTTCGCGCAGTCCCTGCCGGTGCGGGCAAGCGCGACCGGATCCGTGAGCGAGCGCTACGGCACCATCAACCGGCTCGCGGGTGTGGTGGAATACGAGAACGGACGCATCGGCGTGATCGAGAGCAGCAGGCGGTCGTCGTTCAGCCAGGAGTTGCTGATTTCCGGCTCGCACGGCGCGCTGCACCTCCCGGTCGCCTGGTCACTGGACGCGGTGACCAGCGTGACCACGGTCCGCAGCCCGCGGTTCACGGAGGTCGAGCGCGAGGACCACGCGGTGGAGCAGGCCAACTCCTACGCGCTGCAACTCGACAACTTCGCGCGCGCCGCCGCCGGCCGCGCGCAACCACTACTCCCGCTGGTGCAGTCGGTGGTGAACGCCCACGTCTCCGAAGCGCTCAACACGAGCCTGCTGGAGCGCCGCAACGTGAACATCGAACTGCCGGAGGAGATCGCCGCCGCCTACCGCACCTGCCTGCCGGAACGCGGCACCGATTCTTGA